The following DNA comes from Amycolatopsis albispora.
CCGATCAGGCCGGGATGACCTGCGAAGACACCACTTCGGCATACCGGTCGAGCACCAGCTCGGCCACGCGCCGGTCGGTGCCGAGCGGGGCGGCCATCGGCACTTCCGGCCCGGCGAGGGCGGCGATCCGGTCCGGCAGCAGCCCCGGCGCCAGGAACCACGACGCGACGGCGAAGCGGCGAGCGCCGTGTGCGCGCAGCTTCGCCATCGCCGCGGGCACGTCCGGCTTGGTGGCGCTGGCGAAGGCCGGGGCGACCAGCAGGCCGTGCCGGTGGTGCCAGCGCTCGGCGAGCCCGGTCACCGCCGCGTTCGCGGTCGCGTTCGAGGAACCGACCGCGGCGAGCACCACGCCCAACTCCGGGTCGGCGAGATCGGCGCCGGTTTCCCGCAGCCGGTCCAGCGCGACGGCCTCCAGCGAGGGGGCGACCCCGAGCACGTCCGCGATCCGCACGCCCAACCGCGGCAACCGGCTGGTCACGCTGTCCACGAGCGCGGGCAGGTCCACGCGCGCGTGGTACGCGCTGCCCAGCAGCAGCGGCGCCACCACGACCTCGCGATGCCCCTCCCGGTGCAGGCGGACGAGCACCTCGGGCACCGGCGGATCGGACAGGTCCAGGAAGGCCACCCGCACGTCGAGATCGGGCGCGAGCGCGCGCACGCGGCCGACGAGGGCGCGCACGGTGGCCGCGGACCGCGGGTCCCGGCTGCCGTGCGCGACGACGACCAGCGGGCTCACGCGAACCGCTCGCCGATCAGCCCGGCGGCGAGCGTGTCGCCGTCCTTCGGATCGATCACCAGGAACGCGCCGGTGCGCGGGCTGTCGGCGTAGTCGTCCACCGGCAGCTCCTCCGCCAGCCGCAGCGACACCGTGCCGATGTCGTTGAGCGCCAAGGTCTCCGGACTGTCCACAGTGGTCAGCGTCTGCTCGTCGAAGCGTGAGCCGATCTCGTCGACCAGTGCCTGCACGGTCCGCGCGCCGTGCTTGACCAGCACCCGCGCGCCCGCCGCGAGCGGCTTGTTCGACAGCCAGCACAACGCGGCGGTCAGCTCGTCGGTCACCCGCGGCGCCCGGTCCGCGATGGCGATCAGGTCGCCCCGCGAGATGTCCAGGTCGTCCTCCAGCAGCAGCGTCACCGAGGTGCCCGAACCCGCCTCCGCCAGCCGGCCGTCGGCGGTGTCGATCGCCGCGACACGGCTGCGCAGCCCGTGCGGCAGCACCACGACCTCGTCGCCGGGGCGCACGCTGCCCGCCGCGATCTGCCCCGCGTAACCCCGGTAGTCGGGGTATTCGGCGGTGCGCGGCCGGATCACGTACTGCACCGGGAAGCGGAACGCCGCGTCGTGCGGGTCCGGTGCCACCGGCACCTCTTCCAGGTGCTCGAGCAGTGTGGGCCCGGCGTACCACGGGGTGCGCTCGGACTTGACCGCCACGTTGTCGCCCTGCAGCGCGGAAACCGGGATCGACAGCACGTCCCCCTCGGC
Coding sequences within:
- a CDS encoding sirohydrochlorin chelatase; the encoded protein is MSPLVVVAHGSRDPRSAATVRALVGRVRALAPDLDVRVAFLDLSDPPVPEVLVRLHREGHREVVVAPLLLGSAYHARVDLPALVDSVTSRLPRLGVRIADVLGVAPSLEAVALDRLRETGADLADPELGVVLAAVGSSNATANAAVTGLAERWHHRHGLLVAPAFASATKPDVPAAMAKLRAHGARRFAVASWFLAPGLLPDRIAALAGPEVPMAAPLGTDRRVAELVLDRYAEVVSSQVIPA
- a CDS encoding sulfate adenylyltransferase subunit 1 — its product is MSSLLRLATAGSVDDGKSTLVGRLLYDTKSVLADQLDAVTRASVDRGLSTPDLSLLVDGLRSEREQGITIDVAYRYFATPRRSFVLADTPGHVQYTRNTVTGASTAQLAVLLVDARKGVVEQTRRHAAVLALLGVPRLVLAVNKIDLVDYDEAVFAVIANEFATHATSLGYAEGDVLSIPVSALQGDNVAVKSERTPWYAGPTLLEHLEEVPVAPDPHDAAFRFPVQYVIRPRTAEYPDYRGYAGQIAAGSVRPGDEVVVLPHGLRSRVAAIDTADGRLAEAGSGTSVTLLLEDDLDISRGDLIAIADRAPRVTDELTAALCWLSNKPLAAGARVLVKHGARTVQALVDEIGSRFDEQTLTTVDSPETLALNDIGTVSLRLAEELPVDDYADSPRTGAFLVIDPKDGDTLAAGLIGERFA